The following proteins are co-located in the Robbsia betulipollinis genome:
- a CDS encoding transposase: MPEAKPSALSGRPRVNDRTAFDEILFVLFAGIPWKALSTEPGVGSGMTCWRRLHEWHEADIWKR; encoded by the coding sequence CTGCCGGAAGCCAAACCCTCGGCGCTGAGTGGACGACCCCGTGTGAACGATCGGACAGCGTTCGATGAGATCCTGTTCGTTTTGTTCGCCGGCATTCCGTGGAAGGCATTGTCTACCGAACCTGGCGTCGGGAGCGGCATGACGTGCTGGCGACGGTTACATGAATGGCACGAAGCGGACATATGGAAACGGTAG